The Pan paniscus chromosome 2, NHGRI_mPanPan1-v2.0_pri, whole genome shotgun sequence genome contains the following window.
TTCGCTTCACTTACCCGTTCCCCTTGGACTCCGGTAGCTCCTCTGGGCCCAGCAGGCCCCACATCTCCCTGGAGGTGACAAAGACCATCAGTGCTAGTCCCAGGCTCCAGTTAACCCCCTGACCCAGCAAGTCCTGTGACCCCCCAAGTCCCATAGATAGGCCCTATGACCTAGACCTCAACCCTGTAGAAACCTCCCCTTGCCCCATACCAGGCTTACCTTTTCTCCTTTGGGTCCAGCAACAGCAGGTCCCTGAAAACAAACAGGAAAGATACAGCTTGGCCCTGCCTTGGGGTTGTATGACCAAAGTCTTCATTGGAATGGAGGTCACATGGAATTGGAAGTCATACAGCTCAGTCCCCGCCCAGAAGTTACAGGGTCACCGCTGACAGCAGGGAAGGGGTTATACAAAATGGACTGACACGAAGAGCTCATGACCTGCATGGCGGTCTTGGGGTCACAGGATCATAGCCAAGAGTCTGGGGGCAGGTTCTAGCAGAAGGAGAGCCGCAGAGCTCCCAGCCTGCTCACGGGCCCAGCACTGTGGAATCACAGCCCAGATAGTGTTCTATAGGAGGGTCACTGCTCAAGGGCTGTGCTGTGCTCAGAGCGCCATCCTCCCGTCACTCACCACCACTGCAGGGTCCCCAGGGCGACCAGGCTCCCCCTGTGGAGAGAGGATAGGAGCAGGGACAGGTCAGGGAGTCACCTAGGAGCCCAAAATCCCAGTGTCCCACCTGCCACATCCCTAGTACCAGACAGTGCCACCCCCAGCCGAGGACCCACCTTCTCTCCTTGGCGGCCAATGGGTCCTGGTGGCCCCTGAATGTAGAGAAagtgtgagcccaggaggggaagggaaaggggaggggcacACAAAAGTCCCACTCCTGGTCCCACCACAGTCACAGACTCACTTCAGGACCCTTGGCTCCAGGACGTCCAGCAACCCCTGGCAGCCcctggaggagaggaagggaagagctttgcaggtgggtggggatgggggataTGGACAGACAGGGctagaggctggggtgggggctggagagGGGTCAGGGAAGATTGGGATTTAGGTTGGCAGGGGTAAGACTTGGCAGGAGAACAGAGACCAGGTCAGTGAAAATCAAGGTCAGTTCAGCAGGGTCAGAGGTTCAAAGCCAGGTCCCTGGGGCTGAGGGTTAGAGCCTGTATCAGCAGGGATAAGTGGTCATTGAGGAGGGGTGAGGAGCAGGGGTAGCAGGGGTCAAGGGCAAGAAGTCAGAACCAGAAAGGGCACAGCCAGGTCAGCTGGTATGAGCATTGCAGCCAGTGGGTTTACCCGGGATCCCGCTGGGCCTGGGGGTCCACGTTCGCCCTGATGGAACAGAAGAGGTCAGAGCTGAGTTGGGCCCAGATCCTCCAGGGCCCTTGGCACCCCCCAGGTTGCACTTACCTTCTCTCCAGCCTCACCCAGGGGCCCTGGAAAGCCCCGGTCACCCTgaagagagagggtgagagaaagacagagagagggtTGGTGGTGGGGCTTGAACGTCCAACCCCAGACAAGGGGTCCCAAACTCCAACCACCCCCTCCAAAACCACAACCTCTGACCTGGAGGGAACTCTTATCTCCTTATCTTCCAGCCTCCCCTAACACCATGGGGAGCCCAGAGTAGCTCCCCTCACACCTGAATCCCCCAACTGGTACTCACTTTGGGGCCAATAGCTCCAGGAGGTCCCCGTGGGCCCTGGAAGGGATGAATTTGGGGGTTCAGAGATTTGGGTTTGGGCATGAGGATGGAGCAGTGGTTGATGATTGAGGTAGGGGCTGGAGCTGTCCCACCATATTCAGAATCCCTGGCCCCTCCACTCACCTGCTCACCCGGAGACCCAGGTTGTCCTGGGAGGCCTGGAGCTCCATCCTCAGAGTCACCCTGAAGGAGAAACACACGGGTGGGAAGACCGAAGGGAGGCCCTGACCCCAGCACGCAGCCTCCCACCCCAGAACTGGGACATCATCAAGTCAGCCTTcctactttttctcctttctttccaggGGGGCCAACGGGGCCTTGGGGTCCAGGGCTTCCGGGAAGACCCTAGGAAGAAGTGAGTAAAAATATGAGCCAAGAACTATGAAGCCCAGCACCCAACCACTGCCCCAGGAGAGACCCACACCCCTGAGCAGGGCCCCCAGCAGAGCCTCAAGGCCCCTCACCGGCAGCCCAGGCTCCCCAGGAGCAATGCCACCTTCACCTGGTCCAGGGGGACCCTGGGAGAGAACAGCAGGTCAGGGAATGAACAGGGGAATCAGACTCCAAGCCACCCCTAGCACAACCTGTCCCTCACTTACCCGCTCCCCACGATCGCCTTTGTCACCCTAGAAAACAGATGACGACCCCATGACCCTGGGCCACACCTCACTCCCAAAGATACCAGGAGGGATGAGGGTCATGGGGTCCAATTGGATTTCAAGGATTTTGGGAGAACTGAGGCGTCATGGTGAGGATGGGGGTAATCAAAGGGTCACAAGGGCCAGAGTAACTGGTAGGGGTTATGTGGGTTCAAATGGGGTCACCAGGTCTCTGCATCACATGGCACTCATGAGGCTGTCACCTTCATGGCTGTTCCAGGAAGCCCTGGGGGGCCACGGGGTCCTGGGTCCCCCAATGGTCCACGAGGTCCAGGGGGGCCCTGATGGAGGAGACAAAGTATAAGGTGCAACCCCACAGACCTCACTCTCGCCCCCCTCGTGTTGGTCCCCCCACTACACATCACTTGCCTCCACATACCCTGCACTTACCGATGGTCCAGGGTCCCCTTTCCGCCCAGGAAGCCCAGGTCCTTCACCTCCGATGACTTGTCCGGGAGCCCCCTGTAAGGACAGAGAGCAGTGGGCAGGATTCAGGCTATAGGGGCCTTGAGCTGGAAGAAGCCCCTAGACATGTCCAGCTATTCCTATTCGCGCCTTAGGCCCTGCACAGGGTCTGGTGTGGGGCAGTCCTGCTCCTCCCTGGGACATCCTGGccgcctcccttcccccttcacCTACCGGCTCCCCCTTTGGGCCTCGAGGTCCTTGCTCTCCCTGAGGACGAAACAGAGCAGAGGGTGGTGCTTGGGCTCAGGCGAATGTCAACGTGGGCactgcaccaccacccccaggctCCCACCCTGTGGAAGAACCCTGGGAAGACACTTAGAGAGCAAAGAAGGGAAGGCACCTTACCGGGTCCCCACGAGGGCCAGGCAACCCTGGAGAGCCCTGCAAATGGAGGCCAGAGGCAGAACAGTCGGAGCCACCCCACCCACTCAGGCAGCGCCCACCCTGACCTGCAGGACAAGGCTTGCTCACCTTTAGGCCAGGGGCTCCAGGGGTCCCAGGATTCCCGGGGCGGCCAGGGCTGCCTGGACGCCCATCTGCTCCAGGGAAGCCCTGAGGAGGTGAAGAGGTCAGGACAGGAAGGGACCCTCCCCCAAGGCCCCTGGTTTGCTGGAGGGGCCTCACCCCATCAACAAGGGGTCGCCTACCCCACTGACCCCCAAGTGTTATTGGGGGTGGAACAGTGAGGCAGAGAAATGGCCCCTCAGAGCTTCACAGAGCCCAATTCCAGGCACAAGGGCAGTGACAAGGCAGAGGGCTTCCCTGCCTCTGGGACTTGGAGCTGCTGCTCAGGCTCTGCAGGGGGGCTAGAGGCCCCACTGGCCCTTCTATTTCAGAGTGTCCCCCAAAGTCTCTGTGGTGGTTTATAACCTCCAGCTGGGCTTCTAGGAATTCCCGATGATTCTAACtctgcttcttccttctctcttgtaAAAACCCTGAGAAAGCTTTGAGGAGTGCCTCAGAGAAACCTCGATGGTCTCCACACTCACCCTCTCGCCCTTGGCAGTGGCACTTCCAGGGGGCCCCTGGGGGCCGGGAGCACCGGTCCTGCCCTGAAAGAAGACAGCAGTTAGGTGGGGATAAGCCAGTCAGGGTGCAGGGACAGATGTGGGGGACACTCACCGGGAGGCCAGGGTCGCCAGGAGGCCCAACTTGTCCTCTCAGGCCCTAGGAAGGGTAATCAGTGAGACCTGTGCTGCCAACCTCTCCTGCCCCACTGACACCCAACCCATTCTCTATTCCCCACCCGCAGGGGCACTCACCATCTCTCCAGGTTCCCCCTTCTGGCCCTGGGGAAAGACATGTCAGATGTGGGTCAGAGTGGCTAGCCCCAGGTGCAGCCTCTGTTCACCTCTCGATGAGGGACTCTTACCTTTGGACAATACACTGGGCAGGGCTCTGGCCGGGGCTGCGGACATAGGGTCTCTTTGAGGTTGAACATTTCTACCAAGAACCCCCAGACCCCTTATATTCTACCACCCAGTCCCCCAGAGGCCTCTTCCAAACCTGAGTAGTGAAGGATGCCTGACACAGGGCTGTGGCCAGACCACTGACTGCCTGGTCCAGGCTTGGCCCATCATCCACGGCGAAGAAGGTCTGGACAGAGTCCATACCCGGTGCCAAGCGACGCAGCTGCTCTGGGTCCGCTCCAGCCATTCCCAACATCACCACATTAAGCCCTAAGGTGGGGTCCAGTGGCTGCATGATAGCCTTTTCAGGGCCACCCCTATTCCCAGACCCCTTCCCCATCAGCCTACTCCTTACCAGCAGCCTGGGCCTCACGGATGGGGCTGAATATGTCACCTCTCAAGGGTTCATCCACTAGCAGAACCATCACCCCTGGTACGTGCTGGCGGCGCCCAGGAGCATCTGGTGCCAACATGTATCTGTGAGCTGTGACCACGGCTGTGCCTGGAAGGAAGGACATGTCAGAACCCTGGGGCACCAAGTTCCCAGTGGATAGCCCCAGGAGTCCATGCCTGCTGCAGTCCTCACCCAGGTTGTTCCCACTTGGGTCCATGTAGGGCATGTCACGGATCCTTTGCAAGATAATGCCAAGGTCATGGGAGCCATTCAGTGGGAACAGTGGGGAGGGCCGATGACTGTAAGACAGCAGGCCAACCTGGGGTGGAAGGAAACACAGAGCCTGAGGAGGATGACAGAGCAGGGATGGGGGTGCACAGAGCCTGGAGAAACACATCAGGGTGTGTGTGACCAAACCCTATCTATTAGGGAGTCAGCAGTGATGGCAGGATAGGGAGCCAGGCAGTAGGTGAGGTCTGGAGCCTGTGGGAGAGCTGGGAGAATGCCTGAACCTATTGGGTGGTCAGGAGATGGTAACTGGTATGGAGCCTGGGTGGGGGGCCTCAGGGAGAGGTAGAATCTGGCTGCCCCAGGGCCAAACCTGAACTGCCTGTGGCCCAAGAGGCCCAAGTGCCAACACCAGACGCTCCAGGACCCTCCTCGTAGCCTCCGCACGGTGAGCATTGTCTTGAGTGGCATGTGGTAGGAACACCACATCCGCCAGGCCACGGGGGCACACTGTAGGAAGGGGAACAAGTTACTGAAGCGGGCAGCCCACCCAGACACACCTTTCTGCCCTTCCCACTATGCCCACTATACCTGGCGTCTGTGTGACAGATGCCTCAGGACCCCGCACACCATCCAGGACAGGCGTCAGGGAGAAGATGTAAGAGACGCCAGGCTCTAGCCCTGTCACCCGCTGGGAGCTTGAGATCCCTGGAAGTGTCTGCGGGGACCCAGGCACTTCTGCAGGAGACAGAACTTGATTAAAAAGCTGTCTCCACAGAGCCCCAACTGCCAGCCCACCCAAATCCTGGCCTCCCCCTCACCCTGGCCAGGGCCTCTGAGTGGCCGCCAGGATAGGATGTAGCTGGATGCCCTGGACACTGGAGTCCAGGCCAAAGTCACCGAGTCGATCGAGGTGTCCACCACACGTAGTTCAATGCTTGGAACACGAGGTGACTCTGAAGGAGGAATGAAAGATCGAGGATCAGAGGCTGAGTCCTGAGAACCCAGAAGGGAGAGATCTGAGATCCTGGGTCCGGTCTGTCTTATTGAAGCATCATGGGAGGTCATGCTGGGGTCACCCAGGGTCAGAGGGTGAGGTGTAGGGGTACAGGAGGAGTCACTCAGAGTCGGGGTGCAGGAAGTCAGGGTGGGTCATCAGCAGGGGAGGAGCACGCCAAGGTGAGGCAGGCTTACCAGTGCGCGCAGTCACCTCTGCAGAGGGCCCTTCTCCAGCCGGCCCTAGGACACTCAGCCTCACGCGGTACTGTGTCGCTGGCTCCAGCCCATCCAGGTGATAGCTGCTGAGCTCGGGCCCCAGGACCCGGGACTGTTCCTGGCCACCTGGGGCAGGCGTGAGGGTGGGGGCCAAGAGCATGTGGGATAGTGACACCTGGGGGCATTAAAGGGCCTGCCCACTTCACTGGCTCTGTTAACTGGGTCCACCCTCCTGACTGATCTTCCTCATCCTCACTGACCCTGCCCACTTTACGGACCCTGCCAGACTGACCCTCCATGAACTCATTGATCCCACCCACTTCATTGATTGATCTTACCTACTGTCACGGATCCCGCAGACCCCCAGTGACAGACCCCGCCCACCATCACTGTCCTCGCTTACCTTGCGGAGTCTGCCACAGCCCTGCCCCCACTGGTCCCTAACCTCCTCCTGGGGACACCTCTCACCCTCAGGTTGCCAGTGCAGAAGGAAGCCCTGTGCTCTGGGCACCGGCTCCCAGCGCAGCCTCAGCGAGTGCTCCCCGCGCTGCACCACGTGAAGCGTCCCCAGGGCTGGCGGAGCCTCAGGCGCTGGAGAGAAAGCTCAGGAATCAGGGAGGCTCTGCCCCCATGGCCCCTGCACCAATCCCAGGCCCACCCTGGCACACGCACCCCGCCCAGCCTCTCagacccctctccctcctctcagaCCCTGCCCCCAAAGGCTCACTACCAATCCTGGTCCTTTCTCCAATCCAGAGCACAAGCCCGGATCCCCAAACCATCCACACCACCCATCCAAAGCTCTCCAGCGCATGCTCTGCCTACGCGTGGTGACAACAATGGAGACAGGTGTGCCCTCGCGGTCCCCGACAAGTGCAGTCACTCGCACTGAGTAGCTGACTCCACCTTCGAGACCCCGGATCTCTGCAGAGTCTGTGTTTCCTGGGAGTATCTGGTGTCTCATGGGGCCGCCTGGCCAGGTGGGCATACAGCAATGGTTAGGGGTGAGCAGTCCCAGCCAGGAAGGACAGGGGTGGCGTCAGGGAGCCATACCTTCACTCCGGCCCCAGGCCAGTCTGTAAGCTGTGGCTCCAGTGACCCCTACCCAGGTGATCCGTAGAACATCGCTGGAAGCATTGAGGATCTGCAGCCTCGACACACGACCCACAGGCTCAGGGGCTGGGGACAGAGGCAAGGTAAGGGGTCCTGGTAGAGAACAGAGAGGCAGTGCAGGAATGGTTGACGCAGGGGTGATCTGAAAGTCAGTGTGAGGTTAGTGTGGACAGGTCACTTTAGGCAGCCCTGAGAAGGAGGAGGTCAGTGCCTTGGGGTGGGCAGTGTGGGGCCACCAGGAGGTCACCGTGGGTGGACACTTAATCAGTGTGGGGTGGGTCAGTGTGGACAGGACAGTCACTGAGCAGGGGCGTGGAGGCAGCTGGGCAATCAGGAACACACAGCAGGGCAGGGTAGCTAATGCGGTGTGGCTAGTAGCTGGCCAGGGTCCACTCACCAGTCCTCACAACCACAGAGGCAGGGGGCCCATCCATGCCAGCCACATGGGCCCTCACATGCACTGTATACTCAGTATCTGGCTCCAGTCCATCCAGCTCAGCCACCGTGGCCTCCCCAGAAACCAACTGGGATTTCTCTGGGCCTGGGGGCAGAGATGGAGGCAGCTCCAGGGCTAGCAAACTCTGTGCCCCAGAGCCCCACCTGGACCCCCAATAAACCCCCAGCCCCCATTCCACCCTGACCTGCCCCCTCCCAAACCCCAGTCCCCACCGTGGGCTGAGTGCCAGGAAACCCTGTATCCTGTGGCGCCAGGAACCCTGGTCCAGGTAATGGTGACAGATGAGCTGCCGGCCTGAGTCACATGGACTCTCCTCACTGGGCCCAGTGGGTCTAGTGTGGAGAGGCAATGGGGAGTCTGCTGGAGCAGGCAGGAAGGAGTGGGGCTATCTGATAGGGGAAGACGATGGGAGTCTAACAGGAGACGGGAATTTGATAGAGGAGATGGTGAATAGGTCCAGtggaggagtggggaggtggaggttttaggAAGCAGTGAGCGGGTCTGATGGAGGAGAAAGTGTAAATCTCAGAGGAGATTTGGGTCCAGCAAAAAAGGATGGGGGTCTGAGGGTTGAAGTGGTGGATATTTGAGGGCAAAGGCTGTGGGAGTCTTAGGAGAGAAGCGGAGGAATCTGAATACGGGGAGGGCTTAAGGGGAGACAGCTGAAACTGAAGAGGAAGCAGCGtctctgagggaggagggagtgggaATCTGAAGGGGGAGGCAGGAGTTCTGGGGAGAAGCAAGGGTCTGCAACGGAAGGCATGGGGGTCTGAAAGAGCAATGGAGGCAGAGAGCAAAGGGATGGGGGCAGGGCCTGACCCGTTCGAGCCACGATGACTGCAGCAGGGCCCTCCTCTCTGCCTCGCAGTACCGACACAGCCAGCTGGTAGGTGGTTCCAGGCTGCAGCCCTGTGATGTCTGTGGCAGTAGAGTCTGGGGGCAGTGTCTGGCTGGACTCCGGACCTGAGGTCAGAGGGAAATGCTGGCATggctcctgcctgtcccctctgGCCCCCATACCCTCATTGGTCCCTTCGGCAGtccccccacacaccccacactgaCCACTGCCTGTGCTCCAGCTAATCCGAAATCCACTGGCTCCAGGGACAGGTCCCCAGGCCACCCTCACTCGCGTTGCATCTGACACCACAACCCGCAGCCCTGGAACAGCAAGTGGAGTTTCCGGCTCTAGGAGTTACAGACAGAAGTCAGAAGTCAGAACCAGGACCAGAGTGAGGCAGGCAGCTGTCCTCCACAAGCCTCCTGCAGTACTCACCCCGGCGGACAGTGAGGACACTGGCACTGCCCTCACGGGGACCCACTCGAGCAGACACCCGCACAGTGTAGCTAAGCCCAGCCTGAACGTCATCCAAGTCGAATGCTGTCTGACTCCCAGGAAGCACCAGGGTCCGCTCAACCCCTAAGAGAGAAGTCAGGGTAGGTGGGGAGGGGTCAGAAAGAGACAGGGATGTGGGACGATGGCAGTGATGGACAGGGACGCAGAGTGAGAAGGGCCATGGGGGTGGGGATGTGGGGTTGTGGGGACCAGAGAGCTGGGATATGGCTGAAAAAAGTGAGTGCAAGACAAGGACATAGGATGAAAGGGGCCAGTGATGGTCAGGGACACTGGAGGACAGGAGTCCATGGGATCTTAGCATGTAGGATGACAGGAGTCAGTGGACTGCAGTGAGAACTGATGAGCCATTGACAGACACTGATGTGGGATGGCAGAGGTCAGTGCTGGATGGGGACATGCAATGAGAGGTTGGTGTACAGTGGTCACCACTAGGGTAACAGAAAGACAGGTGATTGAGCTTGTGGCTGTGCAGAGGTGAAAGCCGTGGATGGGgtgtggggcagggaggagatTGGTTGGGGTAGGGTAGGGGCAGACACACCCTGTTGACAGTTCAGGGCTCAGTGCCATCTTGGGAAGCAGATGGATAAGGAGACAGGGAGGAGACTATAGGGACCCAGGTGTGGAAGGAGAGGGCTGGAGGTACACTCAGACCCCTCAGGCTGGAACTtcagtgtgtgtggtgggggtgctGGCTGCGTCCACCTCACCCTGGGTGCTGCGCACAATGATGCGGTACTGGGTGGCACCAGGGACTGGGCTCCAGGACACTCGCACCCGCTGCCCAGGCAGCTCGGTGGCTTGCAGGTCTGTTACAGGGCTCACAGGCAGCTCTGGTCCTGTTGGAGAGCACAGCATAGAGGCAGCCTGGGGCTCCGACACCTCCCCCACTCACTGGCCCAGCCCACAGAGCCCTCACCAGTGGGAACCACAGTTGCAGGAGTGGCCACCTCGCGGCCCTCCAGCAGAGTGTAGAGTGTGAGGCGGTACTCAGTGCCCGGCTGCAGCCCATCCAACTGGTAGCGGGTCACATCAGAGGGCAGCACCACCTTCTGCGGTGGCTCCAAGCCTGCAAGATGACAGGGTCAGACCAGCAGAGGCCATGCCCTGACCCTTGCCTGTCCATCCCTTCCCCCGCACTGACCAGTCTCACGCCGCCATTCCAACCGGAAGCCACGGGCCTCAGGCACCAAGTTCCAGGAAAGGAGGATGGATGTGGGGCCCAGGATGACCGGGCGCAGGGTCTGCTCAACAGAAGCGTCTGCCCAGGGCACATGGGATGTCAGTGGCCTCCGGGCCTTGCCCTGCCTGCCCGTCCCAGCCTGAAGAAAGTGCCCAGCCTTCTCACCAGTGCGAGCCGTCAGGGAAGTGGCGGGCCCCACACTGCGGCCAAATAGGGTGCTCACGGTCACCTCATAGTCCATGCCAGGCTCCAAGTCACGCAGCAACACTGAACCCTGCCCAGGGCCCAGCTCCTGCTGCTGTGTGGGCCCACCTGCATGGGGGGACACCAAGGGGCCAGTGGGCCTTGCAGACTCAGGACTCTACAGCCTTGTCTGAGGCGCGGGGACTCCCCTCAGCCCACATCTCTCACTCACCACTGAGGACCCGCCATGTCACACGGTAGCCAGTGGCACCTGGCACACTCCGCCAGGCCACCAGGAGGCTGTGGGCTGTGGTATTCTGGATGGTCAGTTCCAGCCCTTCTAGGGCAGCTGGGGGAGAGTCCCACCAGGGATTCATGGAGTCAGGAGTGGGAGGGGGTACTGGGGTCGGGGGTTAGGTGAATGGGGTCAGAGGCTGGCAGAATTGCTCACTGGTCCGAGCTGTCCCGCTCACAGCCTCCCCGATGCTGTTGGCGTAGAGGGCAATCACAGTCACTTGGTACTCGGTCAGTGGCCGGAGACCCTGCAGCCGCACACTGGTCTCACCAGCTGGGACGTTCACCTGCCCAGGGCAAGAGGTCACTTTATCTTGCCCAGCCAAGTCCCCAGCCACCACCTATCACTCCTGACATCCTACCTCCTGCCGCTCACTCGGCAGTGGCTGTCCCAGCCCCATCAGAGGAGTGTACTGGACCTTGTAGCCAGTCACAGGGCCACTGGCCGCTGTCCACTGTACTCTCAAGGATTGGCTGCTTGGCTCAGACAGCACCAGGTCTCGTGGAGCAGAGGTCGAGTCATCCGCTGGGAATGTGGGATCAGGGGATCAGGCAGGAAGATTGGGGTGGGCATGTATGATGCAGAGTTGGGGTCGGGGTCAGGAGCACATAGGATGGAATCAGCACTGCCAAGTGGGGATTGGGGTCCGGGGTCTAGGTCAGGGTACACCGTGTGGGCAGGAACTCACGAGGTCGGGTCACAGGCACGCCACCAGCAGTCGTGCAC
Protein-coding sequences here:
- the COL7A1 gene encoding collagen alpha-1(VII) chain isoform X4, whose protein sequence is MTLRLLVAALCAGILAEAPRVRAQHRERVTCTRLYAADIVFLLDGSSSIGRSNFREVRSFLEGLVLPFSGAASAQGVRFATVQYSDDPRTEFGLDAFGSGGDVIRAIRELSYKGGNTRTGAAILHVADHVFLPQLARPGVPKVCILITDGKSQDLVDTAAQRLKGQGVKLFAVGIKNADPEELKRVASQPTSDFFFFVNDFSILRTLLPLVSRRVCTTAGGVPVTRPPDDSTSAPRDLVLSEPSSQSLRVQWTAASGPVTGYKVQYTPLMGLGQPLPSERQEVNVPAGETSVRLQGLRPLTEYQVTVIALYANSIGEAVSGTARTTALEGLELTIQNTTAHSLLVAWRSVPGATGYRVTWRVLSGGPTQQQELGPGQGSVLLRDLEPGMDYEVTVSTLFGRSVGPATSLTARTDASVEQTLRPVILGPTSILLSWNLVPEARGFRLEWRRETGLEPPQKVVLPSDVTRYQLDGLQPGTEYRLTLYTLLEGREVATPATVVPTGPELPVSPVTDLQATELPGQRVRVSWSPVPGATQYRIIVRSTQGVERTLVLPGSQTAFDLDDVQAGLSYTVRVSARVGPREGSASVLTVRREPETPLAVPGLRVVVSDATRVRVAWGPVPGASGFRISWSTGSGPESSQTLPPDSTATDITGLQPGTTYQLAVSVLRGREEGPAAVIVARTDPLGPVRRVHVTQAGSSSVTITWTRVPGATGYRVSWHSAHGPEKSQLVSGEATVAELDGLEPDTEYTVHVRAHVAGMDGPPASVVVRTAPEPVGRVSRLQILNASSDVLRITWVGVTGATAYRLAWGRSEGGPMRHQILPGNTDSAEIRGLEGGVSYSVRVTALVGDREGTPVSIVVTTPPEAPPALGTLHVVQRGEHSLRLRWEPVPRAQGFLLHWQPEGGQEQSRVLGPELSSYHLDGLEPATQYRVRLSVLGPAGEGPSAEVTARTESPRVPSIELRVVDTSIDSVTLAWTPVSRASSYILSWRPLRGPGQEVPGSPQTLPGISSSQRVTGLEPGVSYIFSLTPVLDGVRGPEASVTQTPVCPRGLADVVFLPHATQDNAHRAEATRRVLERLVLALGPLGPQAVQVGLLSYSHRPSPLFPLNGSHDLGIILQRIRDMPYMDPSGNNLGTAVVTAHRYMLAPDAPGRRQHVPGVMVLLVDEPLRGDIFSPIREAQAAGLNVVMLGMAGADPEQLRRLAPGMDSVQTFFAVDDGPSLDQAVSGLATALCQASFTTQPRPEPCPVYCPKGQKGEPGEMGLRGQVGPPGDPGLPGRTGAPGPQGPPGSATAKGERGFPGADGRPGSPGRPGNPGTPGAPGLKGSPGLPGPRGDPGEQGPRGPKGEPGAPGQVIGGEGPGLPGRKGDPGPSGPPGPRGPLGDPGPRGPPGLPGTAMKGDKGDRGERGPPGPGEGGIAPGEPGLPGLPGSPGPQGPVGPPGKKGEKGDSEDGAPGLPGQPGSPGEQGPRGPPGAIGPKGDRGFPGPLGEAGEKGERGPPGPAGSRGLPGVAGRPGAKGPEGPPGPIGRQGEKGEPGRPGDPAVVGPAVAGPKGEKGDVGPAGPRGATGVQGERGPPGLVLPGDPGPKGDPGDRGPIGLTGRAGPPGDSGPPGEKGDPGRPGPPGPVGPRGRDGEVGEKGDEGPPGDPGLPGKAGERGLRGAPGVRGPVGEKGDQGDPGEDGRNGSPGSSGPKGDRGEPGPPGPPGRLVDTGPGAREKGEPGDRGQEGPRGPKGDPGLPGAPGERGIEGLRGPPGPQGDPGVRGPAGEKGDRGPPGLDGRSGLDGKPGAPGPSGPNGAAGKAGDPGRDGLPGLRGEQGLPGPSGPPGLPGKPGEDGKPGLNGKNGEPGDPGEDGRKGEKGDSGASGREGRDGPKGERGAPGILGPQGPPGLPGPVGPPGQGFPGVPGGTGPKGDRGETGSKGEQGLPGERGLRGEPGSVPNVDRLLETAGIKASALREIVETWDESSGSFLPVPERRRGPKGDSGEQGPPGKEGPIGFPGERGLKGDRGDPGPQGPPGLALGERGPPGPSGLAGEPGKPGIPGLPGRAGGVGEAGRPGERGERGEKGERGEQGRDGPPGLPGTPGPPGPPGPKVSVDEPGPGLSGEQGPPGLKGAKGEPGSDGDQGPKGDRGVPGIKGDRGEPGPRGQDGNPGLPGERGVAGPEGKPGLQGPRGPPGPVGGHGDPGPPGAPGFAGPAGPQGPSGLKGEPGETGPPGRGLTGPTGAVGLPGPPGPSGLVGPQGSPGLPGQVGETGKPGAPGRDGASGKDGDRGSPGVPGSPGLPGPVGPKGEPGPTGAPGQAVVGLPGAKGEKGAPGGLAGDLVGEPGAKGDRGLPGPRGEKGEAGRAGEPGDPGEDGQKGAPGPKGFKGDPGVGVPGSPGPPGPPGVKGDLGLPGPPGAPGVVGFPGQTGPRGEMGQPGPSGERGLAGPPGREGIPGPLGPPGPPGSVGPPGASGLKGDKGDPGAGLPGPRGERGEPGIRGEDGRPGQEGPRGLTGPPGSRGERGEKGDVGSAGLKGDKGDSAVILGPPGPRGAKGDMGERGPRGLDGDKGPRGDNGDPGDKGSKGEPGDKGSAGLPGLRGLPGPQGQPGAAGIPGDPGDSLWSLTDLL